taaaaaaatatataaagagaTTGATTTGAAAACCATATTTGATGctataatttctatttttatttctaaaattcactttctaatatttttaaaaattaaaatattttttttacttttaatacTTTGAAAAGTAAGaaacttatatttttttactaCCGATCATCTCTACCACAACTGTCTTTGCTAAACCACCATCATTAATTATTACTGTACCACGACTATATCTATCTCTGcaatttttataatattgtCGCACATTGTTGCTATCATCTTTACCACATCATCATTGTTTTCATTGCCGCCTTCATTATGCCTCGACCACCATTACTACCAAGGCCTCCACTaccttaatatttatatttttaaaactaaTTAACTATACCAAATTTATctgtattttaaaattttgaaactaAAAGTTTATTTTTAAATCTTATCAAATGGCACCATAGAAGTGTTGGAAGTCTCCTTCCTTTAATAGTTTGTAATGTTGAGAGGGGTTTTGGTCCCACATTGCTTGTGTAGAGTTTTTTAGATAGCTTTATAAGCATCCATATCCTACACATGTTAAAGTAACTTTTTGGTGGGAAGTTGTGGAGGGAaagccaatattatattatcaaagATTGACACTTGGCACTTGGACTAAAATAAAATTCATATTAGTAGTTTTTATCCGTTTTGCACAAAATAACTGCAGTTACGTTTTGAACAGGCACCATTCCAAAGGTTGTGTTGGTTCAGAGTTTAATTTAGGGTTATAAATTGCCAATATCCTTCACAGATTAATATAACTTATtttacaaaatctttcatttcgTTGTTCTGGGGAATCCTAGTTTTGCTAGCTAGGATTCTATTTTGGTTTTGTTGTATCTTGGAGCGAATTTGCTGGATCACCAACAGCAACATAGTGGGGCAAAATTCGCTTAAGGACAGTATTAATTCACGCTTCAAGACCGGTTTCAAATACTAGAGTTCCTCCTATTTCAATAAATAGTTCTTTGGGTCTCATCACCAGTTATTTAACTAGTAATGGCACGCGACCTGTTCATTTTTGTTTGTCATCTGGATTATCTGCAGGTTTCTAAATGGCTCAAAGCACTTCAACTCATACCATGCAAAATAATTGCACCGGCTAAATACCCTCAGCTTCCTTGATTGATTATGTCTTATTCCCCTTTTTGCTGCTACTCCTTTTAAACCTATGATTGACCCAAATAGGTTTTGATAGATAAATATGCCCAACTTATTTAAATAGAGGGATTCTTATCTAAATCTACTTATTTGATTATTAATCACAGATTAATATAACTTATtttacaaaatctttcatttcgTTGTTCCGGGGAATCCTAGTTTTGCTGGCTAGGATTCTATTTTGGTTTTGTTGTATCCTGGAGCGAATTTGTTGGATCACCAACAGCAACATAGTGGGGCAAAATTCGCTTAAGGACAGTATTAATTCACGCTTCAAGACCGGTTTCAAATACTAGAGTTCCTCCTATTTCAATAAGTAGTTCTTTGGGTCTCATCACCAGTTATTTAACTAGTAATAGCACGCGACCTGTTCATTTTTGTTTGTCATCTGGATTATCTGCAGGTTTCTAAATGGCTCAAAGCACTTCAACTCATACCATGCAAAATAATTGCACCGGCTAAATATCCTCAGCTTCCTTGATTGATTATGTCTTATTCCCCTTTTTGCTGCTACTCCTTTGAAACCTATGATTGACCCAAATAGGTTTGATAGATAAATATGCCCATATTGTTTAAATAGAGGGATTCTTATCTAAATCTACTTATTTGATCATTAATCAGGGAGGAAGGACTTGGAACATTTGAAACcaatagaagaagaagagaggaacatCATAGTTGGGATCTTACTATAGCTGCCTTACTCTGGAATATCTAGGGGAGTAGAATGGCATTATATTTAAAACAATAAGAGTTTGGTGGAGGATATCATGCTTTCAACCCCGTGACACTGATGTTATAATGGAGAAATGGAAATAGTGtgatattaagaaaaaaaatatttccctcGTTCTTCTCCTCATGATCAAATGAATAAAACAATAGAACAACCCTAAGTGCAATTTGTTGTCCTATGCCTCGTTAGCAAGGCTAAATAAATGATATTATTGCAATAGAGTAAACATGATAAATATGCCCTTCTTTAGGAGAAGATATCCGCTTATCTCAAGTCCAAAATTAATAACACAACATTCAAATTAGAGATACACATAATTGATTATGATCTATACTACTGAAAATACTTAGAAACTAAATACCATATATTTTAGTAGTCTCTAACTTATGCTTCATATgaacacaaaaataaataatttttattgtgcttgtatactataatacataataaaaattaaaatcggGATTCCCTCTTATTGGTCATTATCTATACATGTTAATGTACACGcacatatatattaaaaattttatggaTTTTAATGCTAAAAAGTGTTCTTATAttgttttaataatttatttttgcaCTAACTTGATATATACATCAAGGACTTCAGaaatacaaaatttttaaaatttttaattatttttagtgACAGAGATTATGACCAATggtataaatttttaatttgatactcTATTATTAATCAAAAATAGGTATCCTCTCACATCGAGAAGAGAAAAGTTCATCCGATGGTAAATTTACCAATTTAAGGGCAAAGATAATCTTCCATGCCACTCATTCATGCACCATCCTAGTGCcaatatatatgttttatacTATTATacttaaagatttttttttttgttcggtACATCAGCAGCTTACATTAGTTTTGAGTGAGCACTGTCTAAATTAAGAGACAAAATATTGTACAGAGATGGAGAAACAGATACAAAGCAAGTAcagagaattttttcaggaTGACAAAcagtaaaaaaaatcaattcagTAAGCAGTCCAGCTCATCTCGCGGAATATCAtaaaagactttttttttttttttttgtcgatCAATGTAATCGGCTACTTTGAGCCTTTGTTCATGGTTTGTACGTTCAAGAGTACACCTATAACGAGGCGTGACAGCATTCTCTTCCACTAGTCTCATAAATACACCTTCATCCTAATAAACTAGAATATTGTACGTGTGATCTACATGACCTCGAGCGGAGCGGAGAAATCTCGTCTACGATAGTTTTTATCACCACCTAAAGTCGTATTCATACCTGGCGACCAGACCGGCCTTGATGAGGCGGGCAAGAGGGTAATTAAGAGGACCAAGCCGAGTCCTTCTCCAAACCGAAAATCCCACCCCTTCTTTTGATCCCTTTTCTCTGAGTCGAGAGACTTCGACCTCCATCCTTCCAAACCCTAGCCCTAATCCATCCATCTCAACAGCGTCCTCCATCGGCTGCCAAGATGCCAGCGACGGCGGGAAGAGTGCGCATGCCGGCGAACAACCGGGTCCACAGCAGCGCCGCCCTCCAGACCCATGGGATCTGGCAGAGCGCCATCGGATACGATCCCTACGCCCCCACCAACAAGGACGAGGAGGCCTCCAAGGGCGGCCCCTCCGGCAAGCCCGACGACGACGACAGCCCCGAGAACGCCTACGCCAGCTTCCAGGGCCTCCTCGCTCTCGCCCGCATCACCGGCTCCAACTCCGACGAGACCCGCGGCGCCTGCAAAAAGTGCGGCCGCGTAGGCCACCTTACGTTCCAGTGCCGTAACTTCCTCAGCGTCAAGGACGATAAGGACAAGGATGCCGACGCCGCTGCCCTCCAGACCGCCTCCGCCGTCTTCGAGAAGATCAAGAAGGCCGCCGGGAAGaacggagaggaggaggaggagagcgaGGAGGAGGACGACGAAGAAGAGGAGAGTGATAACTCGGATTCCGACATGGATCCGGAAATTGAAAAGATCATTGCTGACAgatttggaaagaagaaatctTCTTCCAAGAAGAGATCGCCGGCGGTGGAGGACTCAGGGGAGCAGAAGAAGGGGGgtcggaggaggagagggaggtccAAGAAGAGGAGCGGGAAGAGGTCGAGCCGGAGCGATGAGACTGATAGCGAGGAGGAGGAtaggaggagggagaagaggaggaggaggaggacgcatGGAGATTCGGATAATGCTGTGGAAGAGGACGATGGGGGCCGTAGGCACAGGAAGagtaggaaggagaagaagaggcggAGGAGCCATCATAAAAGGGATGAATCCGATGAGTCGTCGGAAGAATCTGATAGGCACCGCCGACATAAGCGAAGGCATGGGAGGAAGGATGTGTCTGAGAGTGACTCGGATGGCAGTGATGATTCACTGGATGATCGGAAGAGGTCCAGCAGGCACCACGAGCGCCGGAGGAAGAGGAGGTCCACTTCCTCTGAAAGTAGTGGATCGGATGATGAAGATCCTCGTGGAAGAAAGGGGAAGATGCAGTATGAGGACAGGAGCAGGAACCATAGGCGTGAAGAGAATAACCGAAGAAGGGAATGGTAATTGCTGTGCGTCATTGATGCAACCTTTCTATTGCTAGTGATGTGGATTTTCTATTAACTTCAAGATTGCATGTTTAGACAATACTGGgtactattgatttccattatGCTTGGAGTTCgataatgctttgtgatagtgGATGTAATCTGCTAATGTTGCTCCCTGGCATTGTATCCTCATATGGTGTCaaacttatttatttttgttcttgTGCATTATTGTAGTAATTGTAAGAGCCTTCCGCTGATATAGCCATGTTATAGAAACTATTTAGGCCTTATGTCAACTATTTTCTCTCCTTGTATTTTTGCATTGTTTTTTTATCTTGTATTAGTTATTGTTGCAATTGTAAGAGCTCTTCCTCCTATGGCATGGTCTCAAAACTCTGAACTTCCATAGCATCATAAGAAATTCCATGAGCCGGTCAACAGCTGTATCATTGTGCTTAAAATGAACTAGTGTTAAATAATCAGTCATCCATATGAATAGGCTTATCCTATACGGAAGAAGGATATTTAACCTTTAGTAATTAATTAAGAGACTAAGTCAGCAGATGGTATTTTATGCTCTAGGGGTATGTGTTATCTGATTTTAGATCAGGTTTACATTTTTCCTTGAAAATTGAAATCTAAAAACCAAATGATCATGGGTAGAAAAGTGGTGAAGGTTGATCCATGTTGTCTATTATATgatagaaaataaagagaatagTTCTCGATGCCTGCTAGGTTCCATATCAAACGAATCGAAACCTTGTCCTGTATTTTGTCAGTCCCTTAAAAAAAATGCACATGGAAACTCAATTCTAAGCAATCAATTGTTTTCTAAATGCAACTTGAACATGTAAGGCCACCGAAACAAATCTCAAACTAGTAATATTATTCTGCTTGACTAGCATCTGGAAGTTATAAATTAGAAGAGTTCGGAAAATGTCAAATGAAACACTGAATAAAAAATTGATGTAGTAAGTCAATATAAAGTACAAACTTGGCAACATCGAATACTAATTCATAAATTGTTCCCATCCTTCATACTTAAACTTGTAGTAGTAAGATGGGCGCCTAGTCAGCCCTTAGGCAGCCTCACCTAGGCCCTGGAGCTGGCAGTTTTTCAAAAGATTGCAAACAACTTTGTACTAATGGCAGTCTAACCATGATTATAAAGTTACCAAAGAACTCCAAAATATTGCCCACCCAAATAAAATAGACTATACACCAACTCTGTGTTGTAGGCTGATCCAATTATTAAATCCTAGGATACTGCTACGTTACCCAATAATCCCCCTGGAACTGGTACaaatcatttttgttttttatgcCAAACAGGGCAGATAGGTGATTTATTAGGGGCCAAAATTCTAACTTTTCCCCTGACAGTTCAGAAAAAAATCTGAGTTCAACAAGTTTTGCGGAGACTTTGGGGAGAAGAAGCATTTTCTTAGATGCTATAACACTGGACTTCATTTATTGTCCTTTTTCCAAAAGAATCGAGTGACTCGAGTGATGCTCTGAACTACTAGTAATATGCCTAAATGgatcatatatatttatttatgcctCCATAATGGCTAGTAACTCATGTT
The Phoenix dactylifera cultivar Barhee BC4 chromosome 3, palm_55x_up_171113_PBpolish2nd_filt_p, whole genome shotgun sequence DNA segment above includes these coding regions:
- the LOC103716490 gene encoding CAX-interacting protein 4-like isoform X1; this encodes MPATAGRVRMPANNRVHSSAALQTHGIWQSAIGYDPYAPTNKDEEASKGGPSGKPDDDDSPENAYASFQGLLALARITGSNSDETRGACKKCGRVGHLTFQCRNFLSVKDDKDKDADAAALQTASAVFEKIKKAAGKNGEEEEESEEEDDEEEESDNSDSDMDPEIEKIIADRFGKKKSSSKKRSPAVEDSGEQKKGGRRRRGRSKKRSGKRSSRSDETDSEEEDRRREKRRRRRTHGDSDNAVEEDDGGRRHRKSRKEKKRRRSHHKRDESDESSEESDRHRRHKRRHGRKDVSESDSDGSDDSLDDRKRSSRHHERRRKRRSTSSESSGSDDEDPRGRKGKMQYEDRSRNHRREENNRRRECLKATKTCGLGTACLASNIAWKTFIQQE
- the LOC103716490 gene encoding CAX-interacting protein 4-like isoform X2 yields the protein MPATAGRVRMPANNRVHSSAALQTHGIWQSAIGYDPYAPTNKDEEASKGGPSGKPDDDDSPENAYASFQGLLALARITGSNSDETRGACKKCGRVGHLTFQCRNFLSVKDDKDKDADAAALQTASAVFEKIKKAAGKNGEEEEESEEEDDEEEESDNSDSDMDPEIEKIIADRFGKKKSSSKKRSPAVEDSGEQKKGGRRRRGRSKKRSGKRSSRSDETDSEEEDRRREKRRRRRTHGDSDNAVEEDDGGRRHRKSRKEKKRRRSHHKRDESDESSEESDRHRRHKRRHGRKDVSESDSDGSDDSLDDRKRSSRHHERRRKRRSTSSESSGSDDEDPRGRKGKMQYEDRSRNHRREENNRRREWSYGYIGESC